Below is a genomic region from Oscarella lobularis chromosome 14, ooOscLobu1.1, whole genome shotgun sequence.
GACGTCTCGTCTCGCCGTTGTAGGCGAGCGACGTGGCCGCAGCTAAAAAAGAATCCCATACATTTGACCTTCGACGCGCGATAGAAAACAAAAGGGGGGAACGTACACGGCGTCGTTTGGCATATGCTCGGCCAATATTCGCCGCTTTCGCGTAGGAGCCAGACGCGAACCGTTCTAGAATGCCCAATAGAGCTGTCGAGAAGAAGGCTCGTCGCGGGGATTGTACTTGTCTTCGCCCGCCGTTACGACCGCGTCTTCGTGGGGAATAATGAAGGCTTCGTTGACCGTGTGGCCGGCCGATTCGAGCTTGTTGACGAGCACTGGGCTTACGCGGCGTTTAGACGCCGAGGAAGTCACAGCGGCCGATGCCATTCTCTCGCTTCGCTCTAAAGGGAATATGTCATGTGAGTAggcatgacgtcacttcgatCGCACGCGTAGAAAATTCAGcttactttttttctattgaaatGCTTAGCCGTAAACATGTACAGTAAGAAAACAAAGTTTACATCAATGTCTATATCAATGATTCGACGAAAGAACTTAATGTATTTCTTTAGCAGTATTTCCCGGATTGACGAGAACCACGCCTATTTCGTcgggcgtcgtcgactccGTTCGTCGCACAGGGTGATTCGAAAGCGTCCTTGGCCAGCAAAGCAATGCCTCTATTCAAATCCTCACCGAAAAGTCCGCAGGAGCTCGTAAAATCGGTCAAAGACGCCTGGTCGACGTACGAGCGCGAGACCACGGGCAAAAAAGCCGACCGAGTAAGCGCAACGTCTCGAAAACACCCCCCAAAAAGCGAACCGACGTCGCACAGGCGATCGAAGAGATCTCAAAGAGCCTAGCGGCGATGAAAACGATGGTATACGGCACGGCGGACGCCGAGCCGCAAAGCGAAATGATAGCGCAGCTCGCCCAAGAGTTCTACAACTCCGATTTGCTCGTCACTCTCGTCGGGAATCTCGAACGATTGGAATTCGAAGCGCGAAAGGATCTCGCGCAGGTTTTCAATAACGTCTTGAGACGACAGATCGGAACGCGATCTCCGACCGTCGAATATTTGTGCACGAAAGAGGAGCTGCTTCATCTGCTCGTCAAAGGGTGAGAAATCGACTAATTATtggagattaattaattaaatttcggATTtcattaattgattatttttttatttttttgaggtATGAGAattccgccgtcgctttgaatTGCGGCATTATGTTGCGAGAGTGCGTCAAGCACGAGGCGCTGGCGAAAATTGTTCTACAGTCGGACGACATTTATCTattctttcgtttcgttgagaTGTCCACGTTCGACATTGCTTCGGATGCCTTTTCAACTTTTAGGGCAAGTGGTGGAAGTATCAATTGAAGGGGAACTAATAATCGATCATTTCATTTCTACAGGAACTCCTCACTAGACACAAGATCCTTTGCGCCGAATTCCTGGAACGCAACTACGACGCTGTATGACCTCAACAAGAACAGCACCAATACAGAAAAATACGCGCCTTTGTGTGTTTCAGGTTTTCAGTCGGTATGCGAGGTTGCTGGATTCGGAGAACTACGTGACAAAGAGACAATCGCTCAAGGTTTGAATTTGAAAGCAGGGACAAAGAGCGCGTTCTTCTTTTACCTTTTTTTTGTGGGGGGCGTTTTAGCTTTTGGGAGAGTTGCTTCTGGACAGGCACAATTTTACGACGATGACGCGATACATTAGCAATTCGGATAATCTGAAAATAATGATGAACATGTTGAAAGATCGAAGTAGAAATATTCAATTCGAAGCTTTTCACGTTTTCAAAgtaggaaaagaaaggctCGTTTTATATagggggggaaaaaaagtAATGGACGAATTTAGGTTTTCGTTGCAAATCCCAACAAGGCGAAACCCATTTTCGACATACTCCtgaagaacaaagaaaagttgATAGACTTCCTCTCAAAATTTCACAACGACAGATCAGGTTAATTTAATCCCAAGCTAATAATACATAAGATATTAATAcaaattttctttgcagaGGACGAGCAATTCAATGACGAGAAGGCATATGTTATCAAACAAATCAAGGAATTGAATCCAAGTGCCGCTGGTGCACCTGCTGCAGCAGCAGTGTCTTGAACTGATACTAAGTTATTGCTGAGAGTGAGGGAGGGGTGGGGATGGGGGATCTTTTTTCTACTATACGCGCATCGAGCTCTTTTTTGTTCATACAGTACGTACTGATATGGTATAGTGCAAGAGTCATACTCCTCCCCAATCAACAATCAACGTGTACGCGTATCCGGGC
It encodes:
- the LOC136195450 gene encoding calcium-binding protein 39-like, coding for MPLFKSSPKSPQELVKSVKDAWSTYERETTGKKADRAIEEISKSLAAMKTMVYGTADAEPQSEMIAQLAQEFYNSDLLVTLVGNLERLEFEARKDLAQVFNNVLRRQIGTRSPTVEYLCTKEELLHLLVKGYENSAVALNCGIMLRECVKHEALAKIVLQSDDIYLFFRFVEMSTFDIASDAFSTFRELLTRHKILCAEFLERNYDAVFSRYARLLDSENYVTKRQSLKLLGELLLDRHNFTTMTRYISNSDNLKIMMNMLKDRSRNIQFEAFHVFKVFVANPNKAKPIFDILLKNKEKLIDFLSKFHNDRSEDEQFNDEKAYVIKQIKELNPSAAGAPAAAAVS